The segment AAACCTAAATTCTTTTTCAATTTAAACCACTGGTTTCTTAATTTCCAAAATTTACTAGACTGGATAGCCTCAATAGTCGCATTAGCCTTGTGTAATTCATCTGATTGAACTGCATTTAACCTCGGTCTGATTTTTCCGTATGTTCCTGAATAAACTTCACTGCGCCAAGAACCAAATAGTCTATCTGACTGAGTGTTTAATTGAGACAATTCTGAAAATTTATTATGAAAATATCTAGACATATTGAGGATATATCTGCCAGTAATATTGATCATTGAAGTTGGATGCAACCTATAGGAACTGAGAATTTCTGGAACTAGCTGACATGAGTAACCATTTTGAGCTAATTTCAGCCAAAGGTCATAATCTTCCCATCCAAACCAACCATATTCAATGAGTTCAGTCGAATATCCTCCTACTTTCAGCAAAATTTCTCTATTAAACATAGCCATAGCATCTATGTATGGATCTTTTACTAAGGAACTAACATCCCACTCTTTAGAGGATACTGTATCAATATCTTGATTAGTTTCATTATCAAACCTTCTAATTTTTCCGTATGTTGCTGCACAATCAGATAGTTTAATTTCTCTATAAAGAACTGGTAAGCAGTTGGGCAATATCCAATTGTCTGCATCTAGGATGAATACATAAGGTGAACGTGCCAGTTTTAATCCTATGTTTCTCACATCAGCTAAACCTGTGTTAAAATATTTCTTGATTAAAGAAATAGGTATTTTAGCCTCTTTTATATATTCTTCTACTATGCTGGCTGAACTATCTGTGGAACAATCATCAATTATTAATACTTCAATATCTCCTGGTAAATCATACAAATTAGATTTACACACACTATCTATACATTTACATATATATTTAGAGTAATTATACAAAGAAATAATTACAGTTATACAAGGATTTTCACTGGATTCATAGGCAGTATTAGATATTGTTTGCCAGGGATTATTGCCCATCTTCTCACAGATGGTTGCACTTTCTAGCCGAGAAATAACTAATAATCTTTTTTCGTCAATTTCATTGATTGATTCATCTGGTAATTGTGCTATTTTCACTGATGAATTTTGGTTTAGTAGTTCCATAGACGCTTCTTTTGTTGTGTTATTTTCGATAGGTTTAAGCATTTGAATTTTACTTGGTTTACTGGCTTCAAGTTCAAAGCCAGCACTAAACTTTTCTTGGCTAGATTGAGGTAAATTTAATAATGAATCCCATAGTAAACCGTTTCGTTGATCAGGATCAGCCCAAATTTTGCTCCAATCTTGAAGGGTTGTTTTTGATAAGTATGTACTGATGCTAGAATTATAATTTTGATTTAATGAGTGGATTAATTCAGAGGATAACCACCCTAATGTCAAAGCAGGATTGAAGTTTTCAGAAACATGGCACTTTTCTATCTTAAATTCGGAGAACCAATTAAGTAACCCATATTTAGTTGCATTATAAAAATGTATTGGTTCTTCATGCAAAGGTTGTAAAAATGCTGTCTGAAGAATTAGTTTTCCCCCGGGTTTTAATACTCGTAAGATTTCTTTTGCTGCTAAAGCTGGATTATATAAATGTTCAAATACATTAAAGCAGACTACGGCATCAAAAATTTCATCCTGAAAGGGAAGATGATGTGCGTCACCCACAACAGCCGTATTTTTCCA is part of the Nodularia sp. LEGE 06071 genome and harbors:
- a CDS encoding glycosyltransferase, producing MLFKQNNLQDIVSLLKCSKCHNDHLVIKTDYLECSNCSAQYPIRNKVPIFLENTNTVKIMPIDHISNQLPMEIFNWLEKLNGYSLNIGAGATKSKIPKCIELEYSIWKNTAVVGDAHHLPFQDEIFDAVVCFNVFEHLYNPALAAKEILRVLKPGGKLILQTAFLQPLHEEPIHFYNATKYGLLNWFSEFKIEKCHVSENFNPALTLGWLSSELIHSLNQNYNSSISTYLSKTTLQDWSKIWADPDQRNGLLWDSLLNLPQSSQEKFSAGFELEASKPSKIQMLKPIENNTTKEASMELLNQNSSVKIAQLPDESINEIDEKRLLVISRLESATICEKMGNNPWQTISNTAYESSENPCITVIISLYNYSKYICKCIDSVCKSNLYDLPGDIEVLIIDDCSTDSSASIVEEYIKEAKIPISLIKKYFNTGLADVRNIGLKLARSPYVFILDADNWILPNCLPVLYREIKLSDCAATYGKIRRFDNETNQDIDTVSSKEWDVSSLVKDPYIDAMAMFNREILLKVGGYSTELIEYGWFGWEDYDLWLKLAQNGYSCQLVPEILSSYRLHPTSMINITGRYILNMSRYFHNKFSELSQLNTQSDRLFGSWRSEVYSGTYGKIRPRLNAVQSDELHKANATIEAIQSSKFWKLRNQWFKLKKNLGLTKDIGVKI